The following are encoded in a window of Sminthopsis crassicaudata isolate SCR6 chromosome 5, ASM4859323v1, whole genome shotgun sequence genomic DNA:
- the MALSU1 gene encoding mitochondrial assembly of ribosomal large subunit protein 1: protein MMGPGLGLGARCWGRLQPLLRPRAGVLWAGTRRRAPQAHSRLGRGFSPASVAGARGLQSGAQRDEADAREERDAAGHRGPEFDINLLVSLLRQENARDICVIRVSPELRYTDYFVVASGTSTRHLQALAQYLVKTHKFLKSRREPYVRIEGKDADDWLCVDFGSMVIHLMLPETRETYELEKLWTLGPFDDQLAQIAPELLPEDFILGFPPEEEPLACSLVEVKRE, encoded by the exons ATGATGGGTCCGGGCCTGGGACTGGGGGCTCGTTGCTGGGGGCGTCTCCAGCCGTTGCTGAGGCCCCGCGCGGGCGTTCTCTGGGCCGGCACGAGGCGCAGGGCACCGCAGGCGCACAGCCGGCTTGGCCGGGGGTTCTCTCCTGCCTCTGTGGCGGGGGCGCGCGGGCTCCAGAGCGGAGCGCAGCGGGACGAGGCTGACGCCCGAGAAGAGCGGGACGCGGCAG GCCACCGGGGACCCGAGTTTGACATCAACCTGCTGGTGTCCCTCTTGAGGCAAGAAAACGCAAGAGACATTTGTGTGATCCGCGTGTCCCCCGAGCTGAGGTACACGGACTACTTCGTGGTGGCCAGCGGGACGTCCACGCGGCACTTGCAGGCTCTGGCCCAGTACCTCGTGAAGACG CATAAGTTCCTGAAATCCAGGAGGGAGCCTTACGTCCGGATCGAGGGGAAGGACGCGGACGATTGGCTGTGTGTGGATTTTG GCAGTATGGTGATTCATTTGATGCTTCCAGAGACCCGAGAAACctatgaattggaaaagttatGGACTCTGGGCCCCTTTGATGATCAGTTAGCTCAGATTGCACCAGAGTTATTGCCTGAAGACTTCATCCTTGGCTTTCCACCAGAAGAGGAGCCTTTGGCGTGTTCTCTAGTAGAGGTCAAGAGGGAATAA